The Methanocalculus natronophilus genome window below encodes:
- a CDS encoding ribonuclease III domain-containing protein yields the protein MTPIEEAIGYTFKNPALLTRALTRFAYAREQGLAEEMHMDGLCVLGDAAFDLAIVEGILEAGAHDKGVITKKKIHSVNMLRLRRHAELIGLAESVRWGKGEEAQEIWQSGRVLAECFEALIGALYLDSGMPAVKRLINTKTFEENKKD from the coding sequence ATGACCCCGATTGAAGAGGCAATTGGCTATACCTTCAAAAACCCCGCACTCCTCACCAGGGCGCTCACCCGTTTTGCATATGCACGCGAGCAGGGTTTAGCTGAAGAGATGCATATGGACGGTCTCTGTGTCCTTGGTGATGCTGCTTTTGATCTCGCCATTGTTGAAGGCATACTGGAAGCAGGCGCTCACGATAAAGGCGTGATCACGAAGAAGAAGATTCATTCGGTGAATATGCTCAGGCTCCGGCGGCATGCGGAATTAATCGGGCTTGCTGAATCTGTCAGGTGGGGTAAAGGTGAAGAAGCGCAGGAGATCTGGCAGTCGGGCCGCGTGCTTGCCGAATGTTTCGAAGCGCTTATCGGCGCTCTCTACCTGGATTCCGGTATGCCGGCGGTGAAAAGGCTCATAAATACCAAAACATTCGAAGAAAATAAGAAAGATTGA
- a CDS encoding class I SAM-dependent methyltransferase, whose translation MEKIDPRALRDAWNADYRMRGSLYGGAPLSLPDLQAGSLVLDLGCGNGKHSEAMRGRGWQVVGIDSAEEAIKASRRPGGALMVADACHLPFGDATFDAVIGIHILGHLPGHLRSLLIGEAGRVLAEDGSFHCTVFSRGDMRCGKGEEVEPYTYRRHHQITHYFSEDEIRHLKGSFRQLSLRKERYEVSYAGEQYVREHFICTFTQ comes from the coding sequence ATGGAAAAAATTGACCCGCGAGCGCTCCGCGATGCCTGGAACGCGGATTACCGCATGAGGGGATCACTCTATGGCGGGGCTCCCCTCTCACTTCCGGATCTGCAGGCGGGATCTCTTGTGCTCGATCTTGGGTGCGGCAATGGGAAACATAGTGAAGCGATGCGTGGAAGAGGATGGCAGGTTGTCGGCATTGACAGCGCAGAAGAAGCAATCAAAGCCAGCAGGAGACCAGGTGGGGCGCTTATGGTTGCTGATGCATGCCACCTCCCGTTTGGAGATGCCACATTTGATGCCGTCATCGGCATTCATATCCTCGGGCATCTGCCAGGCCATCTCAGGAGTCTGCTTATTGGCGAGGCTGGCCGTGTACTGGCTGAAGATGGTTCATTCCACTGCACCGTCTTTTCGAGGGGAGATATGCGGTGCGGGAAAGGCGAGGAAGTTGAGCCATACACCTATCGACGGCACCACCAAATCACCCATTATTTCTCAGAAGACGAAATCCGGCATTTAAAGGGCTCTTTTCGGCAGCTATCTCTCAGAAAGGAGAGGTACGAGGTGAGCTATGCAGGAGAACAGTATGTCCGTGAGCATTTCATCTGCACATTCACACAATAA
- a CDS encoding PP2C family protein-serine/threonine phosphatase: MIGQMVTLGTEIAGITCRGGRAVNEDSYAILPLPDGYLLAVADGIGGQPAGDRASSLAISTLRDYFSDNYIGGMHRDKSHDLLRDGFAEAHRRVREAATGDASGMGTTLVAAFVRRNTAIIAHTGDSRAYHLSGRIVSVTTDHSLVCDMVERGLLDPCELFHHPLRSYITRSIGGDFLVESRVSTLHPGDVLLLATDGFYEHLDEEALVSESLHQTPAEILSLLMQHVLLMTRDNATAVIYRQPV; encoded by the coding sequence ATGATTGGGCAGATGGTGACACTCGGAACTGAGATCGCCGGTATCACCTGCAGGGGAGGCAGAGCGGTCAACGAAGACTCCTACGCGATTCTTCCGCTCCCGGACGGATATCTTCTGGCAGTTGCCGATGGAATCGGTGGCCAGCCGGCAGGTGATCGGGCATCGTCACTTGCCATATCCACGTTGCGGGATTATTTTTCTGATAATTATATTGGTGGGATGCATCGTGACAAATCCCATGATCTCCTCAGGGATGGGTTTGCCGAGGCGCACCGGAGGGTTCGTGAGGCAGCAACAGGTGATGCAAGTGGGATGGGGACAACCCTTGTTGCAGCCTTTGTCAGGCGAAATACTGCAATTATTGCACACACCGGTGACTCGCGGGCATACCATCTCTCAGGCAGAATCGTCTCGGTGACAACAGATCACTCTCTTGTCTGTGATATGGTTGAACGTGGTCTTCTTGATCCATGTGAACTGTTCCATCACCCGCTCCGCTCCTATATTACACGGAGTATCGGAGGGGATTTCCTTGTTGAATCGAGGGTATCCACCCTCCATCCGGGTGATGTGCTTCTCCTGGCAACTGATGGGTTTTATGAACACCTTGATGAGGAGGCACTTGTTTCTGAGTCACTACACCAGACTCCGGCAGAGATTCTTTCCCTGCTGATGCAGCATGTGCTCCTGATGACGCGGGATAATGCAACTGCTGTTATCTACCGGCAGCCTGTCTGA